In the Clarias gariepinus isolate MV-2021 ecotype Netherlands chromosome 10, CGAR_prim_01v2, whole genome shotgun sequence genome, aaaaaaagggactttaaaatattactgaaaCTATATTTATTACTAATGAAAATCATTCAGCCATGACATGTCTGCCAGCTcctttatctttaattaacaaaaatacacacacacaaaaaaactcaGGGACGTGCTGCCCTCTAGTGGGAACTAGGAAAACGACAACGTAATAAATCAACGCAAAAGCTTTTAACTTCATATACATCTTTAATTAGAGAAAACTGTCTTTACGATAACACTCAGAAAATATCGTGTGTATTTGCTTTCTATAGCCTACCATAAATGTGTCTCTTATTTTGTAGTCACACACACGACCTGATAATTTGCCCCACGACCTCAAGGTCTAAATCATGTTGATCAGGCCATGAATGGATATGAGTGTAAAAGTTTAGGTTTCGTGTGTGGCATTCcaaaattgaaaattaaaaacacacaattaacCTAGATATTGTAATGCGTTACGATTATTTAAACGCAAAATAATCCTATAActaagtttgaccctaatggcatTCCATAATCGCAGTGCGGTTTCCAGGCTGTGTGTAATGATGCGATTaacatgaataataaataaaagctgcctaaacagcaagtttcattataaaaaggtTTCCAGATGAAACTTTGGATTAAAACTTAAAGTTGTATGCTCGAGCTACTTTCGAGGGGAACTATTTTTTCAGGAACGCATGAACTGCTGGAACCAAATTCCTTGTTTGTCTCAACATAATTGGCGAATAAAATCCGCTTCTGATCCTGATTCTGAACTGTATGACACTGAAAAGGCTGCAAAAGTAAGGCAGTTGGCAGAAGCTTCTTTTATTGCACTTACTGGAGACCACTGGACATCAGCAAGTAGCTATAACTACCTCGGTATAACAGCACATCTAATCGATAACAAATAGCAGCTGCACTCATTCACTCTGGGCTTTGAAAAACAGAAGAAAGGCATTTTGCTAAAGCATGCACTAGCCAATTTCTTGAAGTTGAAAAGTAGATAATGAACACAGTCACCACTCGAGGAAGAGACAGGCTCCACGATGTGTTTACGTCAAACACTGAAACGCCATAATCcgtttcctctaaccagtttgtcaaTATTGCAAATTTATAATGCAAGTAAATCTGAAGGTttcaaaattgtgattaatcatgattaacCACACTCTATGACTGATTAACTAgataataatcaaataaaggcgctaatataaatatactgcACTAATGACTAATGAATGTAAACCCTAAAACGTTCTTactgaaatgttttaattaactaaaGACTATTTATACCCCACTGACTTTTATCTACTTATAATGactgtgtataataataataataataataataataattaaaaaggagCAGAGTGATGTGGATTAAACTAAAAACCAAATACAGTCTTTCACacttgtcttttcttttctttttttgtccctCTCCCCTTTCACATGCTATAGCACATTTTGCATTTAATCCTCCTGGAAAGCAGATAAAGCCACAGGTGCTTAAAAAAAGTGTTCAATTTGTTGCATCCCCTCAGCCTACCACCCAGGGAGGTTAAAGGACAATAGACGTGCAAGACACCTGGACCCAACCTCTGCAACTGCTGCTCATACTGCATTAGAGTGCAGAGTAATGGAAATGGAGAAAAGTGCCATCTGTATTCCAACACACACATGAGCTCAGGATTGTCTCGTATCACAGTGGTTGACAGGGGAGGAAGTTCAAGTTATCCATATTCCCAAGAAAGCATGgacaattttgttttattatttacactcTGGATCTCCGAAGGAAAGCATGAACAGGATCGCGTCACTTAGGTGGACAAAATTCTATATGAATTTAGGtgctatttatatttctttttttaccttctGAGTAAAACCTGATTTAATTAACAGCTCTAGGGGAAAAGTCAGAAAAAACATATAGCGAGCAAATATAATCAATTTTatgctgaggaaaaaaaaaggaaaaaaattcagTACTCCAATTTTGTAAATGAACGTAAcggtctttttgtttgtttgtttttgtcacacAAGCAGATCAAAGATTTTCTGCATCCAACCTCACAGTACAAACAAATCTCCTCATCTAgagaaatttttatatttttatcttttttaaacaaatctaaTCCAGATATCAACCTAATTAGTTGATCAGACTGCTTAAGAGTGTTAAGTGTTATGCAAgactttttaaagattttttaaatagcagCACAAAAAGTGCCCtggccagtttttttttttttttttttttagagcctAGTGTGAAAGGTGTCTTTCACTACACACACCGGTGTTGATTTCTGGATCtccctctttcacacacacacacacacaccaggtgtTTACCTGAAAGTTCCACCTCCTGGGTCATTCAGCTtctgtttctgattggctgaagcCTGCATGGCGACGCCCATTGGACCCCTCACCTGCACCGCTGGCCCTCTCACCACAGCGcctgcaacacacacattcCAAACTGCACTCCATCTGCTAACTGCGGCATGCTGCCGCTGATTCAGTGATCAATCTCACAAACGTGTTCGCTCGTCATCATGAAAGAGTCACGCACCTTGAGGCCGGACCGACTGGGTGATCACCACGGGCATCCTGACTGGACCCGTCTGCACTCCTGGCCTCTTCACAGCCTTCAGAAGACCAAAAAAAAGGTCACAATGTTGGTTGTGTTGCATTGCGTTTGTTTACTTACATTCACTATTTCTACATAGTGGTACTGTGTGTTAAAAGTACCACCAGGGCGGCTTGGTCCTGTGTGACGGCGGGGCGGACAGCAGGCACCGTGGTGGCGAGGGAACGTGGGGGCGGAGCCTTAATGGTGCTCACAGTCAGAGGGCTGGGGGAGGTTTGAGCGAGCTGGGTCAGAGACTGTTGCGAGCTCAACAGCGTCATCCTCAGAGCAGGCAGGCTTTtctgtatacacacaaaaaTTTGAAGAAAATCCTTAACAGACTGCTACAGCGTTGTGCAAAATACAATACATATGATGAAATCGCAATACACATCATGTAGCAGCGGCATAAGTGAAATTAAACACCCAACTCAATTGAAATTACACACTCAGATGGTGCTCACACACGGTCACAATACAAACAATCATTTAGACCCGAGTTTCCATCCCGACTTCCAACTGtgcataaattgtaaaaaaatattttgataaagTGGTCAGCTCAAGACTGCTACGCCCTCACAGAATGACAATTATTCAAAACAGAGGAAACGGCGTCATCGTCAAACAACCTGAGCGTAGCTAGTTGATTTTTACAAAATTCTCATCATTTATATTTCACATTAAACAGAATGTAAAACAGGAAATGTCTAACCCGAAAGTGCTGAAACCAAGGCGAAGCTAGACAGGTTCTAATTCACATCCTTTATTTAGATGTGTCGTACTTTGTGCTGTAAAACCCAAAAAGTCTCCAGCTTTGAAAGTAAGTGCGTTCAACCTGCCCTATTTATCCCTCTCGATGACACTCCAGGAGCTCTGCAGTCTTCCTCAGTAGAAAACCTATCTACTTCATCAGAGCAAGTAGGCCTATTATTTTTGTACtgcttacatttttactgttgtattttatttgtatttgtatttatttaaatcaaatctGTTATCGTGGCTAAGaataattaactaaataaacattctcacagatttttatttaatataaccttttccatattttttcatttccGTGTTTCAACCCTGTCCTTGCAGTTTATTTTAATCGTAATTGTCTGTTGTAATGAAAGTGCTTGTAATGCATCACATCCGGCTTTGACTTAAAACTGAACAATTCACGCATTTCgtaaaaaaatatgcaatactGTTGTTTTTCGATATTTAAATACCAAGATacaattttctaaaataatcTTTTGAATTTTGTACCCCAAGTCAATCAATTCGTTGTAAATCTCCTTCACATTGTTTCCCTTTAAATACCAGAAACGAATAACAGCAGACATTTCAATGTATTTAACCGGTTGCGCCATTTTGGTTTTTACTCTCTAGCGGCATCGTGAGAAACTACataacatacattttttaacaagtaGAGATGTTTAGGAACAGACTTATTTCTTGAGACACAATTTaagcaaatatttttgtttctttcatacaataacagaaaagaaaggagctcagtgcagatctgacaaaaaagatggcagagttacaCCAGAAATGTCTCTTTCAACTTCCAAGATCAGTTTAACCAATTGTATGCATGCACCGTCATTGGGAGGTGGATCCACTTTTTAAAAGAAGACCCAAGCTGTCACCATCAGCTGAGAGGACTTAAAAGGGTTCAAAAAGTTTAGGAAAAAACAGGAAACAACATGGCACAGACTGGCCATGAACTGGAAGCTACTGGAACAGCaagattattatttacagtcaaGCTAGTTTTACATCATCATGGACTGGATGGGTGCCATCAAAGAAAAAATTTTGCAGCTGACCACATGGACAAAAAAAGCGTTCAGGGATGTTGGGATGTGTACAGCAGAGGTGTTCAACCCAAAACACACTACATTACTGTTAAGCagggtggtggtagcatcatgtcTAGGGGCTGTTTTGCTCTGCACTGGACAACCACCCCAACACGCATCAAAGCTGAGTGTGGAATTGATAATGCAGACTAACTTTAAGCTTTTGGAGATCCAGCTCAATTGTAAACTACCTAAACTATGGGTCTGAGGGATGCGCACATGTTTAAACAaagttctctttttttaaaaaaaaagcaatgggtcccacaataaataaatcagttgatATTACAGTAGGTTACTCAATACATCCTGATTTGAGTATTCACCCAAGCTGGACTTTAATCAGTGTTAATTAACAGTGAACGTGTATATTAATATTCATGACTGTGATGAAAACCAGCGTTGCAAAAGCGGTTCAACAAATATACTTTGAATATTGgaataagttttaaaaaattattttatataaaataagtatatatatatatatttatttaatatatagatATCAAATTCCCGCGTCATGtttgtctgcatggagtttgcatgctctccctatGCTCAGTGGCTTTTCATCcatgttctccagtttcctcccacagtcaaaaacATATGCagattacgggcaatttgagaacaccaattagccaagtgtgtgaatgttgaccggagatCCCATCATGGCCGTAcaagatgggaataaatacaatggtcaccattggcctcaacGGTccatagttggactacagaggttcctagatggatggatggatatgtaTCGACATGCAAATGAATGAACCAAACGGTGGCCAAGTTGTGCTTAGGTCCGGGAGCCATTCAAAAATTGTTTGCATTAGTGGATAGCCAAGCAAAGCGGGTTTAcaaatattatgattttttttttttttgcagttcgtgcaaaattttgtaaaaaacaaagcaCCATGGGTCTCAGGAAAGTTATCGAAGACTGGTTCTGTCAATGAAGACCATAAAGATGtctctttgtttaaaaaaaattaaaataaaatcctttGTACGGAGCACTTATATTGGCTGGAGACTGCGAGATTGGTCAGTCACAGCACATAAATGAAAACAATGGTTTTTTTCACAGATTTATGTAGGAAATATACAGGACACACATAAAAAATGATCAATTATAGAGTTGTCCTATCTTCAACCTGAATCATCtgctaaaagtaaaattaaacccaATCCTGTGTGTGCTGCATGCTTAGACCCTGTACTGATTTCTGAAAAACTTAAATGAGAATTTATTGAAAATGGTGCACCAAATTTTTGAGATTTCTTTCATTAAAGAGACATAATGCATTCCCACACAAAGACAAAGTTTCAAGCCCAATACTGCCATGACATTCATGTTCCTGATAAGTGTATGTAAACCTCTGTAAGACTGTAACTTCTTTCATGGATGTTGCAcaacttttaaatgaaatagTATGACATTTTTCACTTCTAAATGATTACACATTGTAACTGTCAGCACGATACtatggtgtaagaggaataaaacaccccAGGAAGTGattaatatatacaataatctaCATTAACAGAACAAATCTGATTCTATTCTTGTAAAATTTTGTCATTTGTTGCTTTTGTCCTTGCTGTAACCACAGCCTGCAGTTTTCAATTTTTTAAAGCCGACTAGTTTTTCAGTTTAGCAAGCAGCCATAATAGTGTAACAGTAGTGTACAAGGCACCTGCTACATGCTTTATATACAGTGCTAAAATTAACAGCAAACAGAGCTCTAGAAGAGATGCATATGATAAAGAAATGATGATCTAGTTTCTGTTTCTACTAAATGTTATGGAGAGCAACAAGGAAAAGCTTTTTCTACACTCTGTATAACCCCTACTTAGCAACGAGGCATGAATAGAGCCACAGCTCTGTGGAGGACGAGGCAGGAGAAGCACATTACCTTTAGAAAGGGGATGAGGTAGGGCTGAGGAGACGACTTCAGCTCTGTCTGCAGACGATTTGTAAATTCCTCAGGCTCAATTTTGGCATCCTGTACAGAATTAAACACGGGATTTCACAGGATGAGGATTACTGTCCATCCAACACGAGAAacgtaaaacacattttcaggatgagactttataaaaaaaataaataaataaaaaagggggtGCATAGTACACAAAGTATAAAATTTTTCAATCACCAATGACGGATTTAAAACATAACCAGACGTGCCCGTGAATTCGTTTGCATGGAATTTGATTGCACACTCATGCAATTCAAGTGTGTttctaaaaaatgaataaaattttgaaaagaagtaaaacattttagggGGAGCGGAATGAGGGCGTGAGATCTGTGGGAGATCgagtttattaagtagatttcaattgcacactcaaAAGCATGTAAttcaaaaatgtacagcgccatctgttgaattttgtgatgaacaaattttttttgtgtttgttttttttttatgataaggacgtttgtcatttaaattttaaactagTATATTTTCTCTAACCTGTGGGCTGTTTGCGATGAAAcgaagcctatatgttacctcaagctcggccaaatagacatgtgaaaaccccattaagatttgttcagtagtttttactggatatgtgcacaaacaaacagactgaaaaaaattcttcaaccattttgatgtgttctattactaaTCTTACGTCCCCAAAATTACTTTTCCGCAAATATCTTTACATATACAGacacgccaactttacagttttattatatgtatagatgaGACAAATccaaatgcatttttctttaataGTGCACACTACACGACTGCAGTAAACTTCCCACAAGACACCGTAAATTGTTTGTTACCTAGTGACTGTGTTTGAATCGTGTAAATCTTAACCTTGGACAAAAAGATGTTAAACACTCTCAAGAGAACCCCAACTATCAATGATACACACTTGTTAAATGGCAGTTAAAACCCCTGGTCCAGGTCACAGGCACTGGACTATAAACTGATGTcccgctttgcctcagcatgaCATTTTTATCGCagtaattaaaagttattagaAAACACAGTGAAGCAGCGACGCCTCTGATGCTGCGTAACGTTACTGATAACTTGTGACGCTACTCACCAGCAGGTCCTGCACGAGCGCCTTCACGTTCTTTGAAGTTTCCGGAGAGGGGGAATTATGGGATGCCAGTTTGATTAATGTTGCTAGAAAATTCTtgcactttttcacattttcttgcatttcctgaaaaaaaaaaacaaaaaaaacctgatcTGAACAAAAGATGTAGATATAAAAATTGACTCCTGTTTGATCATGACTTTTATTTGATCTTGTGCCAAGATGGTATGAGAACCCTAAGAACCACACACCTCCAGCACAGATGAAACTTACAAAAATAATGTTGTATAGAGCTTGAACAACTACTCAGAGATGTCAGGGTGATGTTTTAAACAGCTACCTGAGAGAGGCCGGTGATTCCCGTGGCGGGTGCAGCGGGTGCCGTGACAGTGGGTGAGGGTTTGAGGAGAGTCTGATTCGGAGTTTGAACACGAGCTCCGGCTGTGATCACAGTGGGGCCGCTGGGCTTCTGAGTAGTGCTCGCCGTCACCAGTGGGGTCTTCTAACACAACAACACAACCCATACATCATCACTCTTAGGCTCATGTGATGTTCCAGATATGTTTCCACTTAAATCTCATTCTATATTAAACGTATTTCCTTTGCaacataaaatgttttgtgATTCTAACACCTTTTTTAATTCTTATCTCACTTTGAGAGTATGTTAGTGATGGGACCCAAAAATAAAGCTACCTTTAAATTACCAAATGAGGCGACACAAACTTAACTGCCTTAACTTAGCAGACCAACGCCACTTCAACACCAGCAGCAAGTATACTCAGACGGAACTTACTATTTGGAGAGATGACTCAAGCTAAACTGGAAAGAAACTTAGAGAAATGTTAAACATGGATATATGTACCTGTAGAGCCGGGCTCGCGGGACTGGCTGCCTGGACCACTTTAGCCTGTGCAGGAGGGATTGGTCGGATGGCTTGGGACGTCACTGGCGACTGCAAAGTGAGACATTGTACAGAATGAAATCCTGTGAGCAAAGATCTTATGGGCCATTTAGTATGCCTGGACCTTTGCTAAAACAATCTGCTGTTTAAATTAATTCTCATATAAATGATGGCTTAACCCCGAGCCTTGCACTGTCCTACACTGCGGCATGGTACCCTAAGCACATAGCATTTTTCTGTTTTAGCTACACTCTAAAAATAACGAcagcctttattttttttacgttaAACTATCAAAGCTTGGAGATGAAACATACATATTAAAGATGTAAGACAACAAAAGGAACAGTTTAGCCCCCTTCCTTTCTCAGAGCGGGTATTCACATACTTGTTGCACAGGAGCGGTGACTCGGATGGTGGCTCCCGTGGTGGTTGTCGCAGGCGTAGGAGACAGAGCAGCTTTCGTCTGATTCTGAGCCTTCGCCTGGGCTAGAACCTGCTGAGGAACCAGCACTAACTGGCCAGCTTCGGTCCGGACGAGCACCATTCCTACAGCACATACGATACAGGACGATAAACAGGATGCAAGATCACgacaaacttttaaagcacCAAACGAACTCGTATTGTTCAGATAAATGCCACTATCAGCTCTTTTTGGTTAGCCTTTACATCGGCTCCTAGTGTTCTGTTAATAAAGTAACAATGGATATTGCACTTTTTgaaatttataatattaatttgtaAAGCTGATAACACAACCTATGATCAGATTTTACTTATGTATTAACCTTTGGCAGTGAAAACTATTTTCTATTGTCTGCTTTGATTGCTTCTGTAAATAACAGTCGATATAGAAACTAAGAGTAAAAGTACTCCATCgcgggcaaacacacacacacacacacacacacacacacgacagggCGTGCACAAGAGCGGGCATGGAAATGTGAACTTATTCAATGGAAtaaaatctacttaaaaaaataacaataataaaataaaataaaaaaatatatatatttatatagaaggAGACTTACACTCCACGCATAGGTGAAAAGAAATTTAACTTTATCTCTGGAATATAAAAAGATTACTgaaaagttaaatgtgtttaatccaAAGGTCAATATCTCAAACAAGTACGCCTACAAATGATACTGATTTaattcctatatatatatatatatatatatatatatatatatacatacacaagtATTAGGAGGAACTCtttgtataatgtgtgtgtgggggaggaAAGTTCAGCACTAGAAAACTCTCTGGATTTAATAAAGCAACAATATAAGAATTACTgtgaatatttaaatagttttcaaGAAATAAACCTGTACTGGGGCAATACGCATTTATTTTACCCCTGCATTATAAAAACTGAGCGCACCATATAAACTTTCAGAAGAAATCATTTCTTCCATAATGGTGAAAACTACAAGAGGGTGAAGCGTGAATGATGCTCGTGTGTCGTCTGCACACTCACCCGGTGGTATAGTGAATCCAGGTGGTAACTGAATGGTGGTCTGTTGTTGAGGTCTGACCGTGAGCTGGGGTACCACCGCCCTGGGAGCAGGTGCCGCAGGAACCCCGGGTCGCACGGCCACAGTGGTCGGCGCTCCAGACGGCGTCCCGGGTCTCAGCATACCCGCAGGCTGTCCTGCGAGACCCACTTCCGGCTTCACCAGCACAGACGGGGTGCTCGCCACACTTAGAGGGGTACTGACTGCACCCGAGAGCGCGGGCGTGCCGGGTATAGGAGGCCGCACCGCTACAGGAGAACCGGCAAGCTGATTCGGGACAATGGTTTTAATCTGGGTTTGGGGGTTGGTCTTGATCAAGCCGGCATTGGAAAAGGTCAGGGCCGAGGCTAGGGCCGAGCCGGGGACCGGGGCGACGCTGACGGGCGCTGTGAGTTTAGGGTCACTGGGATTGGGGGCGATGTTGGAAGGTCGGTGCAGGGTAACAGCAGGGACTGTCTGAGGACCGGGTCCACCCACAGGCTGGGAGAGGACATGATTAGGCTGAACAAGAAAAGTACCGTTAGTTCCTTTAGTAGTGGATGTGTTGCTGTTGTCTGTGCCAGTGACAGCACCGTTCAGCCCGCTCTGAGACCCGGCTGCAGGAGCTGAGCTGAGAGCTGCACCGGCACTGCTGCCGTTCTCACCAGCCAGGACTCTGGACGAGACGCCGCGGATGGCTGGGGTTATGTGATTGGTGTTCGGGAGAGTATCGGTGGCTGATGAAGATGGTGATGGTGaggctgatgatgatgatgatgctacAACTGCTGCGTCACTTGAACAGTTCGGAGAAGTTGCGAGTCCCGGCACAGCGGGCTTTGGTACTAATGTGATGTTTGGCTGCACTCGGTTGGTCGCCATCATCCCGCCGGCGCTCAGGGCGCCAGGAGCGGGGACCGGGTCGGTGCTCGGTGTCCTCTCGGAGCCGTTCTCGCGCTTTACCTCCACTCTGTGTAGTCCTGACGCTCGCGCCTCCAATGCGGTTCCCGCTTGAGCACCTTGGGCTTTTCCTAAGTTGTTGTTTCCGCTCTCGGGTGCTCCTGACCTTCGCGCCTCGCTCTGGGATTTATTCTGACCGCCGAGCTCCGACTCCAACGAACCCACCAAGTCGCTGACGGCTTTTTCGTCCACTTCTGAATACAGCATATCCTCCAGCGGATCGGGGACGCCCGCCATCTTTGGAAGACGCTCTACAGAGCGTGTCGTGCGCGTGCGTTGTTTTGCCGCGAAGTGCATTGTGGGGGGAAACGGGCGCGGTGACGTCACAATTCAGCTTCAATGGACGTGCTAAGACGTTGTGTGGTTTGTGTTTGCTGTTCCATCGAAACAGATTCATATCAGAATTTAGATATggttaaaaataagaaattagcTGCGTATTATTTTGTTAAGAATATTACTGGTACAATTCC is a window encoding:
- the si:dkey-219c3.2 gene encoding transcription initiation factor TFIID subunit 4 isoform X3; translation: MHFAAKQRTRTTRSVERLPKMAGVPDPLEDMLYSEVDEKAVSDLVGSLESELGGQNKSQSEARRSGAPESGNNNLGKAQGAQAGTALEARASGLHRVEVKRENGSERTPSTDPVPAPGALSAGGMMATNRVQPNITLVPKPAVPGLATSPNCSSDAAVVASSSSSASPSPSSSATDTLPNTNHITPAIRGVSSRVLAGENGSSAGAALSSAPAAGSQSGLNGAVTGTDNSNTSTTKGTNGTFLVQPNHVLSQPVGGPGPQTVPAVTLHRPSNIAPNPSDPKLTAPVSVAPVPGSALASALTFSNAGLIKTNPQTQIKTIVPNQLAGSPVAVRPPIPGTPALSGAVSTPLSVASTPSVLVKPEVGLAGQPAGMLRPGTPSGAPTTVAVRPGVPAAPAPRAVVPQLTVRPQQQTTIQLPPGFTIPPGMVLVRTEAGQLVLVPQQVLAQAKAQNQTKAALSPTPATTTTGATIRVTAPVQQSPVTSQAIRPIPPAQAKVVQAASPASPALQKTPLVTASTTQKPSGPTVITAGARVQTPNQTLLKPSPTVTAPAAPATGITGLSQEMQENVKKCKNFLATLIKLASHNSPSPETSKNVKALVQDLLDAKIEPEEFTNRLQTELKSSPQPYLIPFLKKSLPALRMTLLSSQQSLTQLAQTSPSPLTVSTIKAPPPRSLATTVPAVRPAVTQDQAALAVKRPGVQTGPVRMPVVITQSVRPQGAVVRGPAVQVRGPMGVAMQASANQKQKLNDPGGGTFRDDDDINDVASMAGVNLNEENARILATGSELVGTQIRSCKDEAFLPASLLHKRILEIARGFGVNEVMADVVSLVSHATEARLRSTLENVSALARHRTEPSKDEEHHEQTSDVRTQLKFFEQLERLEKQRKDDEEREILLKVAKSRSRQEDPEQARLKQKAKEMQQQELAQMRQRDANLTALAAIGPRKKRKLDSPGASGAEATGSSSGSASGSSSSTRQVRQRITRVNLRDLIFCLEQERSTARSLLLYKALLK
- the si:dkey-219c3.2 gene encoding transcription initiation factor TFIID subunit 4 isoform X2, which translates into the protein MHFAAKQRTRTTRSVERLPKMAGVPDPLEDMLYSEVDEKAVSDLVGSLESELGGQNKSQSEARRSGAPESGNNNLGKAQGAQAGTALEARASGLHRVEVKRENGSERTPSTDPVPAPGALSAGGMMATNRVQPNITLVPKPAVPGLATSPNCSSDAAVVASSSSSASPSPSSSATDTLPNTNHITPAIRGVSSRVLAGENGSSAGAALSSAPAAGSQSGLNGAVTGTDNSNTSTTKGTNGTFLVQPNHVLSQPVGGPGPQTVPAVTLHRPSNIAPNPSDPKLTAPVSVAPVPGSALASALTFSNAGLIKTNPQTQIKTIVPNQLAGSPVAVRPPIPGTPALSGAVSTPLSVASTPSVLVKPEVGLAGQPAGMLRPGTPSGAPTTVAVRPGVPAAPAPRAVVPQLTVRPQQQTTIQLPPGFTIPPGMVLVRTEAGQLVLVPQQVLAQAKAQNQTKAALSPTPATTTTGATIRVTAPVQQSPVTSQAIRPIPPAQAKVVQAASPASPALQTPLVTASTTQKPSGPTVITAGARVQTPNQTLLKPSPTVTAPAAPATGITGLSQEMQENVKKCKNFLATLIKLASHNSPSPETSKNVKALVQDLLDAKIEPEEFTNRLQTELKSSPQPYLIPFLKKSLPALRMTLLSSQQSLTQLAQTSPSPLTVSTIKAPPPRSLATTVPAVRPAVTQDQAALVAVKRPGVQTGPVRMPVVITQSVRPQGAVVRGPAVQVRGPMGVAMQASANQKQKLNDPGGGTFRDDDDINDVASMAGVNLNEENARILATGSELVGTQIRSCKDEAFLPASLLHKRILEIARGFGVNEVMADVVSLVSHATEARLRSTLENVSALARHRTEPSKDEEHHEQTSDVRTQLKFFEQLERLEKQRKDDEEREILLKVAKSRSRQEDPEQARLKQKAKEMQQQELAQMRQRDANLTALAAIGPRKKRKLDSPGASGAEATGSSSGSASGSSSSTRQVRQRITRVNLRDLIFCLEQERSTARSLLLYKALLK
- the si:dkey-219c3.2 gene encoding transcription initiation factor TFIID subunit 4 isoform X1 — its product is MHFAAKQRTRTTRSVERLPKMAGVPDPLEDMLYSEVDEKAVSDLVGSLESELGGQNKSQSEARRSGAPESGNNNLGKAQGAQAGTALEARASGLHRVEVKRENGSERTPSTDPVPAPGALSAGGMMATNRVQPNITLVPKPAVPGLATSPNCSSDAAVVASSSSSASPSPSSSATDTLPNTNHITPAIRGVSSRVLAGENGSSAGAALSSAPAAGSQSGLNGAVTGTDNSNTSTTKGTNGTFLVQPNHVLSQPVGGPGPQTVPAVTLHRPSNIAPNPSDPKLTAPVSVAPVPGSALASALTFSNAGLIKTNPQTQIKTIVPNQLAGSPVAVRPPIPGTPALSGAVSTPLSVASTPSVLVKPEVGLAGQPAGMLRPGTPSGAPTTVAVRPGVPAAPAPRAVVPQLTVRPQQQTTIQLPPGFTIPPGMVLVRTEAGQLVLVPQQVLAQAKAQNQTKAALSPTPATTTTGATIRVTAPVQQSPVTSQAIRPIPPAQAKVVQAASPASPALQKTPLVTASTTQKPSGPTVITAGARVQTPNQTLLKPSPTVTAPAAPATGITGLSQEMQENVKKCKNFLATLIKLASHNSPSPETSKNVKALVQDLLDAKIEPEEFTNRLQTELKSSPQPYLIPFLKKSLPALRMTLLSSQQSLTQLAQTSPSPLTVSTIKAPPPRSLATTVPAVRPAVTQDQAALVAVKRPGVQTGPVRMPVVITQSVRPQGAVVRGPAVQVRGPMGVAMQASANQKQKLNDPGGGTFRDDDDINDVASMAGVNLNEENARILATGSELVGTQIRSCKDEAFLPASLLHKRILEIARGFGVNEVMADVVSLVSHATEARLRSTLENVSALARHRTEPSKDEEHHEQTSDVRTQLKFFEQLERLEKQRKDDEEREILLKVAKSRSRQEDPEQARLKQKAKEMQQQELAQMRQRDANLTALAAIGPRKKRKLDSPGASGAEATGSSSGSASGSSSSTRQVRQRITRVNLRDLIFCLEQERSTARSLLLYKALLK